The following nucleotide sequence is from Mytilus edulis chromosome 13, xbMytEdul2.2, whole genome shotgun sequence.
tatatatattacagacGGAATAAACACATTCAGAACATGACATCAAAAGCAAATAAGACCCTTGGATTCATCagaagaaatttgaaaataaaaccagTAACCATCAAAGACCGAGCATACCAAGCCCTTATTAGACCAAAACTTGAATACTGCTGCACTGTCTGTGACCCTTACACAACAGAGAACATTAACTCCATGGAAAAAGTCCAAAGACGTGCAACGAGATATGTATGCTCCAACTACAAATATACCCAAAGTGTAACAAACATGATTAACACACTTCACTGGCCAACATTACAAGAAAGGAGACTCAAAAGCAGATTAAATATGTTCTATAgaataacaaacaacaaaattgCCATACCACATACTGACATACTAAAAAGCAAATCAAACACCAGGTCTAGCCACGAacaaacataccgacaaattcgATGCAGCAAAGACagacaaattttcaatttttctaccAAACTATAAAAGACTGGAACAAATTACCTGAACCAATAGCCTGCGGCACCACTACTGAGTGCTTCAAGGAGAAACTCACTAGAGAGATGCTCCTTGACACTTACAAACACCTACATGTTTAATGTGTATCTTGTTGTTAtcttataacaaaaataaaaaattgaaaaatattatttgcATATATGCATTTGATtatctaaaaattgaaaaattattattaaatcaaaaatatatttttaatcattaacAAATTGTTAaccaggcatgcgccggaaagtaatcaTCAACCAGttgatgtttttctgtatataaaaaagTGGAGAAGAAATTTCGCAACCTTTTTCAAAAGGAGATAATGTTGTATAGCCCGATTGGGCTAATATAATAAGCTTAAACGTACTAGAGATATACttcatatctttttatttatatctgaTAAGTATTGGTTATTTCTATCTTTACCAATGCATCTATTTTTTCTCATTGCCCTTGCAATAGTGCAGCCATTATACTATGGAAAAAAACGCGTCTGCTATATCAATTTCATCTCATATTTTGaagttttcaacaaaaataacatttttttattatgacagaatacttttttattttaaaaacttagcAAATTTCCCGGAATGCTTTAGTCTTAGTAAATTTAACTTGCacgtagaaaaaaaatcaaagctgATAAACCTGTATAAAATGACTAACTCCCCAGAATGCTTTAGTTAAGACAACCAGTTGATTCGATTGTTCGTGATAACATATACGTCTACCATCTAAGTCGAGGAGGATACTATTCTTAAGTAATCGGCCATCTTTGTGAATCGTACTTATAACTCTTCCATCAACGCACACGTGAATATTCTCATTTTCACACGCTATTGATACTGGTTTTCCTGCTAGTTGAACGTTCCATACATGATGTCCTTCATACGTTGCACAAACAAGTCTTTTACCCATTCGGTCACCTATATACATCACCCCTCTTTCAGAGTCTACCGCTAATGTTTCAGTGAACGGTATGGACGGAGATATACCATCGTCAATTGTTCTAATTATTTGTTGGGTATATCCTTTTGTGTCCACAATAAATATGCATGGATCAGAAAAGAACACATTGCAGGCAACAAAGAACAAATCACGTGATTCACAAAATGATATACCATAACAAGTAGCACGAAGTCGGTACTCTACCTCAAGAGCCTGAACATACGGGTCTTGTGGCTTTTCATACCTTGGGGTTTGTGTTTCAAACAAGCCATAGAAAATTATTTTGCATCTGCACGTCATGGCTATGATATTATCTTCAGGTGATGCCACACCCCATGAACCTTTCGGAATTTTTTTATCCACTACCATTCTGTACCTATCGCGAGCGTTGAACACTTTCATTTTATGATTCAGCCTGTCTATTACCACTAGGTAATTTTCATTTAAGAATAAAACACCTGATATCTTTCCCGCTATTTCTTGCTGTTCAATCACAATAGAGCTCTGACTCACCATTGATAAACCCGTGGATGtattctttttcaatttctttacTGGTAAATACGAAGACTTTGACGGTTCGCTGATTTTCTTAGATTTCTGTTTCCCCATAGCAAGATAAAAATTATTGCTGTACTCACGTAGAATTCCTTTAGGTTCCTCGGaaattgtattcattgtgttCTTTGAGGTATTAAAGCGAACTTCTTTCTTTTGCGGTGCTGACGAATAAGACCTTTGGGTTTCTATATACCATAAGCTATTTGGAGTGTCAGATTTAAATGAACTGCTCCGCTTTAGTATTGAATTTCTGTCTTTCCTTTCATCGTGAGAAGAAGCCGGAAAGAAGTCGCCATTTTCATTGAAGTCACCTTTGGCAGACGACTCTATGTTTGCAAGGATTTCAGCCTTTCTCCATGTATGGTTGTTGTCTTCTTTTAAAGCTGGAAAAGAATATTTGGAGGAACATCGCGATTCCTGAGTAATTGGTATTTCTATCTTATTCGACTTCCTCATCGTAAGTTGTAAAATGGGTTTTCCAAATGTTCGTACAACTCGATGTGGAGATTCTGTTGTCTTCTGTTTATGAACGTCTTTTGATCTTTCCATCTCTGTTGTATGGTCATTATCTGGCTCTATACTGAAGACTGAGTCAACTGTTAGGCCATTGCGCATGTCAACTATTCGAAAATCTGTACATAGCCTGAGAATCATGTGATTTTGCGCACAACCGGAACACAGTTTCTCCTTGCACTGTAAACATTTATATCTGGCATTATGAACGACCTTTGCATCCTCACATCGATGACAAAATGGGGATTTGTCTGACTTTTTCGAAGGCATTctgcaaaaggaaaaaaaacaagtTATTCAAAAACTTTACACGACACCAACTTATGAGTTCCACTGGTTGTGgatcaagaaaaaaaaccaagcaCAGAGTCAAGCTTATAATTTGGTAAGCTAAAGACTACGGCAGACCCGTCGGTTGCACACGAATCATACCAGTTGAAAAGCCAAATCAAATACGAAGTTCTAAGACCATTGCAAACCAAAATTTCAGAAAGGTTATGCCAAATATTACTGAGGTTATCTAtcaattataaaattatgaaattgCCTTTCTTTAACATCATTGTCATGAAAATTGTTTGGACGGATATagtgaaaataattatataagcGCGTCAGTGTTTTTGATATCCTGTGGTGTTTGTCGTAAATTGAATTTGTTCGTTGTTGTCCTGCAGTTTGCATGTAGTGTCGatcattatattatttgtttgtgtgcTTCTCTGTGATGAATGTGTGTGCTGTGTTTCtatcacgtagtgttgtcattttagcgatatttttttaacattgtcataaagcgggaggtttggatagccactaaaccaggttcaacctaccattgtttcttagtaaattaaaatgtaacaatgatATTTAATGTCAATAGCAAAAACGTGTTAAATTCTTGGTTTGTGATTGTCAGTCTTTATGAGTACTCAATTCAGTAGCACATATCACATGTGACTGTATTTTCAATTTATTAGCTGTTCGCATCACAAAACGAAACTATTGTACTCGCTAACTTGAATTTATTACAGAACAAACGTTAACGTTCCTTTTTATTGATTTCCTGATAATGTCGCTTATATTCTATTGGTTTAAATTACTTTTACAGTTGAGAAT
It contains:
- the LOC139499886 gene encoding uncharacterized protein; the encoded protein is MPSKKSDKSPFCHRCEDAKVVHNARYKCLQCKEKLCSGCAQNHMILRLCTDFRIVDMRNGLTVDSVFSIEPDNDHTTEMERSKDVHKQKTTESPHRVVRTFGKPILQLTMRKSNKIEIPITQESRCSSKYSFPALKEDNNHTWRKAEILANIESSAKGDFNENGDFFPASSHDERKDRNSILKRSSSFKSDTPNSLWYIETQRSYSSAPQKKEVRFNTSKNTMNTISEEPKGILREYSNNFYLAMGKQKSKKISEPSKSSYLPVKKLKKNTSTGLSMVSQSSIVIEQQEIAGKISGVLFLNENYLVVIDRLNHKMKVFNARDRYRMVVDKKIPKGSWGVASPEDNIIAMTCRCKIIFYGLFETQTPRYEKPQDPYVQALEVEYRLRATCYGISFCESRDLFFVACNVFFSDPCIFIVDTKGYTQQIIRTIDDGISPSIPFTETLAVDSERGVMYIGDRMGKRLVCATYEGHHVWNVQLAGKPVSIACENENIHVCVDGRVISTIHKDGRLLKNSILLDLDGRRICYHEQSNQLVVLTKAFWGVSHFIQVYQL